From the Oryza glaberrima chromosome 5, OglaRS2, whole genome shotgun sequence genome, one window contains:
- the LOC127772885 gene encoding transcription factor PIF1-like produces the protein MDGGSWMLKAAAAGDMHGGAGDTMIRCSWSDMATTDQLLRHHEQEPAMTMMMNSQSQAMQQQLSQIYMLMDMEEHDHQYATPPSPSSSSFRSFSAGTTTTTTSRDDNSSLMLAAAAASCHHQTMEVSSQILLPRPGQAARRSSGGHGAAAAATAFRPYSRYLGPKKHLLRRPGAATTATGGGGGQRAFKKAISVLSKIHAARLAQYYQIMEMAARASPAATAGGGGGENQQLQLQHVLSERKRREKLNDSFKALRDVLPPATKKDKASVLMRAKDYVNVLKARIAELEEKNRKLSESQQLHAGDGDGERDDGPDDDKIEVNTSRSAADQGSSPNKCQELHLKIVLGSSSGCSAMDAVAGILQGLNEKRDVSLLATGHNSSSSSSSGRRRLLPRAKSSQQPASSSCDEEILKESVVKDDSPAAVKDVMQSETVRL, from the exons ATGGACGGCGGCAGCTGGATGCTcaaggcggccgccgccggcgacatgcacggcggcgccggcgacaccaTGATCAG ATGCAGCTGGAGCGACATGGCGACTACTGATCAGCTGCTGCGCCACCACGAGCAGGAGCcggcgatgacgatgatgatgaacTCGCAGTCGCAGGCCATGCAGCAGCAGCTTAGCCAG ATCTACATGCTGATGGACATGGAGGAGCACGATCATCAgtacgccacgccgccgtcgccgtcgtcgtcctccttccGCTCCTTCTCcgccgggacgacgacgacgacgacgagccgcgACGACAACTCGTCGCtcatgctcgccgccgccgccgcctcttgcCACCACCAGACAATGGAGGTGTCGTCGCAGATACTACTACCACGGCCGGGACAAGcagcacggcggagcagcggcggccatggcgccgccgccgccgccaccgcgttccGGCCGTACTCCCGGTACCTGGGCCCGAAGAAGCATCTCCTCCGGCGGCCAGGGGCGGCGaccaccgccaccggcggcggcggtggacagAGGGCGTTCAAGAAGGCCATATCGGTGCTGTCAAAGATCCACGCGGCGAGGCTCGCGCAGTACTACCAGATCATGGAGATGGCCGCGCGGgcttcgccggcggccaccgccggcggcggcggcggcgagaaccagcagctgcagctgcagcacgTCTTGTCGGAGCGCAAGCGCCGGGAGAAGCTCAACGATAGCTTCAAGGCTCTCAGGGACGTGCTCCCACCCGCCACCAAG AAGGACAAAGCATCAGTGCTGATGAGAGCAAAGGACTACGTGAACGTCCTCAAGGCGAGGATAGCTGAGCTGGAGGAGAAGAACAGGAAGCTATCTGAATCACAGCAGctgcacgccggcgacggcgacggcgagcgagaCGACGGACCTGACGATGACAAGATTGAGGTCAACACGAGCAGATCAGCGGCAGATCAGGGCAGTTCACCGAACAAGTGTCAAGAGCTTCATCTGAAGATAGTGCTGGGGTCGTCGTCGGGGTGCAGTGCCATGGATGCCGTGGCTGGCATCCTGCAGGGTCTCAACGAGAAGAGGGATGTCAGCTTGTTGGCCACAGGGCATAattccagcagcagcagcagcagtggtcgtcgtcgtcttcttccccgTGCAAAGTCTTCTCAACAACCTGCC TCCAGCAGCTGCGACGAGGAAATTCTCAAGGAATCTGTAGTTAAAGATGACAGTCCAGCAGCTGTCAAGGATGTGATGCAATCGGAGACAGTGAGGCTGTAA